A stretch of Bacillus pseudomycoides DNA encodes these proteins:
- a CDS encoding YlbF family regulator: MIVATLESVMILDEAEQLAKAIVCSDIAESYRECYKALQEDLEAQALIGQFTVMKERYEEVQRFGKYHPDYTFVSKNMRELKRSVDLHEKVSAFKKAENALQKLLDEVSGAIGSEVSSAIKVPTGNPFFDAGGCGGGCGSGGSCGCKKTG; this comes from the coding sequence ATGATTGTAGCGACGCTTGAAAGCGTAATGATATTAGACGAGGCAGAACAGCTTGCAAAAGCGATTGTCTGTTCAGATATAGCAGAGAGTTATCGTGAATGTTATAAGGCGTTACAGGAAGATTTGGAGGCTCAAGCATTAATTGGTCAATTTACAGTAATGAAAGAGCGATATGAAGAAGTGCAACGCTTTGGAAAATACCATCCCGATTATACTTTCGTTTCGAAAAATATGCGAGAGTTAAAGCGTTCTGTAGATTTGCATGAAAAGGTATCTGCTTTTAAAAAAGCAGAAAACGCTTTGCAAAAATTATTAGATGAAGTCAGTGGAGCGATTGGCTCCGAGGTATCATCTGCTATTAAAGTTCCTACTGGAAATCCGTTTTTTGATGCAGGTGGATGCGGAGGCGGTTGTGGCTCTGGTGGAAGTTGTGGTTGTAAAAAAACGGGGTGA